The Vicia villosa cultivar HV-30 ecotype Madison, WI linkage group LG1, Vvil1.0, whole genome shotgun sequence genome includes a region encoding these proteins:
- the LOC131638825 gene encoding adenylyl-sulfate kinase 3-like isoform X1, with the protein MSTVKLLSPSCSPGMFGKVECRQSVTSPSPAVENLGFSKLRATNVARSYRSPGSLVLCHDRAKFNSRKFITAKEYTSAFLIDYRARNRKCSRNLFKPIKAKNDSEPSCTDNSKSFRKMSNIGNSTNILWHECPVQNRDRQQLLQQKGCVIWLTGLSGSGKSTIACALSQSLHSKGKLTYILDGDNIRHGLNRDLSFRAEDRSENIRRIGEVAKLFADAGVICITSLISPYQKDRDACRALLPEGSFIEVFIDVPLHVCEARDPKGLYKLARAGKIKGFTGIDDPYEPPRGCEIVLQQKGSDCKSPKDMADIVISYLEKSGHLKA; encoded by the exons ATGAGTACCGTGAAATTACTTTCACCGTCGTGTAGCCCCGGCATGTTCGGTAAAGTCGAATGCCGACAATCGGTGACTTCTCCGTCACCGGCGGTGGAGAACCTAGGGTTTTCTAAGCTCCGCGCAACCAATGTCGCTAGATCGTACCGTAGTCCCGGAAGCTTGGTGCTCTGCCACGACCGTGCGAAATTCAACTCACGGAAATTCATTACGGCGAAGGAATACACCAGCGCTTTTTTGATCGATTACCGTGCCCGCAATCGCAAGTGCTCGAGGAACTTGTTTAAGCCAATTAAGGCTAAGAACGATTCTGAACCATCTTGCACGGATAACA GTAAAAGTTTCCGGAAGATGTCAAACATTGGGAACTCGACAAATATTTTGTGGCATGAATGTCCAGTTCAAAATCGTGATAGGCAGCAGCTGCTTCAGCAAAAAGGCTGTGTTATCTGGCTAACTGGTCTCAGTGGTTCAG GAAAAAGTACTATTGCGTGTGCTTTGAGCCAAAGCTTGCACTCCAAAGGAAAACTGACTTACATCCTTGATGGTGACAATATTCGGCATGGTCTAAACCGTGATCTTAGCTTTAGAGCAGAAGATCGTTCAGAAAACATTCGAAGGATTGGTGAG GTGGCAAAACTCTTTGCAGATGCTGGTGTTATTTGCATCACTAGTTTAATATCACCCTATCAAAAGGATAGAGATGCTTGCAGAGCACTACTGCCAGAAGGGAGTTTCATTGAG GTTTTCATAGACGTGCCGCTACATGTGTGCGAAGCTAGGGACCCAAAGGGCCTTTACAAGCTTGCTCGTGCaggaaagatcaaag GTTTCACTGGTATAGATGATCCATATGAACCACCGCGTGGCTGTGAG ATAGTCTTACAACAGAAAGGAAGTGACTGTAAGTCCCCTAAAGATATGGCAGATATAGTGATATCCTATTTGGAGAAGAGTGGACACCTGAAGGCCTGA
- the LOC131638825 gene encoding adenylyl-sulfate kinase, chloroplastic-like isoform X2 yields the protein MSNIGNSTNILWHECPVQNRDRQQLLQQKGCVIWLTGLSGSGKSTIACALSQSLHSKGKLTYILDGDNIRHGLNRDLSFRAEDRSENIRRIGEVAKLFADAGVICITSLISPYQKDRDACRALLPEGSFIEVFIDVPLHVCEARDPKGLYKLARAGKIKGFTGIDDPYEPPRGCEIVLQQKGSDCKSPKDMADIVISYLEKSGHLKA from the exons ATGTCAAACATTGGGAACTCGACAAATATTTTGTGGCATGAATGTCCAGTTCAAAATCGTGATAGGCAGCAGCTGCTTCAGCAAAAAGGCTGTGTTATCTGGCTAACTGGTCTCAGTGGTTCAG GAAAAAGTACTATTGCGTGTGCTTTGAGCCAAAGCTTGCACTCCAAAGGAAAACTGACTTACATCCTTGATGGTGACAATATTCGGCATGGTCTAAACCGTGATCTTAGCTTTAGAGCAGAAGATCGTTCAGAAAACATTCGAAGGATTGGTGAG GTGGCAAAACTCTTTGCAGATGCTGGTGTTATTTGCATCACTAGTTTAATATCACCCTATCAAAAGGATAGAGATGCTTGCAGAGCACTACTGCCAGAAGGGAGTTTCATTGAG GTTTTCATAGACGTGCCGCTACATGTGTGCGAAGCTAGGGACCCAAAGGGCCTTTACAAGCTTGCTCGTGCaggaaagatcaaag GTTTCACTGGTATAGATGATCCATATGAACCACCGCGTGGCTGTGAG ATAGTCTTACAACAGAAAGGAAGTGACTGTAAGTCCCCTAAAGATATGGCAGATATAGTGATATCCTATTTGGAGAAGAGTGGACACCTGAAGGCCTGA